The genomic DNA GGCACTAATACTGTTGCTCCAAACATAGCAAACATATGTTGAATCCCTAAAATTACTTTTCTTGAAATCGGTAATTCCCCTGCTCTTAAACTCTTTTTCATTTTAATTCGCCTCCTATATGCTTTAATATTTCCTAAAACTTAATATTTAATAAGAAAAGACCTCCTTATAACCTAGTCAGGCTATAAGGAGGTCTAAAAATACTTACTCTAAACACATATATATTAGATAAGTAATTCTTCATCCCCTTATTAGCCTCACAGGACCAATTTAAAAGGGCCTTATTCTATTTTCTTAATTAGTTAGTCTGTATATTCTTTTAAAACAACTATATCTTCACCATCTACTTCTTTTAATTTAACCTCCACAACCTCACCAGTAGAAGTCGGCAAATTCTTTCCAACGAAGTCAGGCCTAATAGGTAATTCACGATGACCTCTATCTATTAAGATTGCTAATTGAATAACATTTGGTCTTCCTAAATCTACTAAGGCATCTAAAGCAGCTCTAACTGTCCGCCCCGTATATAAAACATCATCTACTAATACTACTTTCTTATCAGTAATATCAAATGGAATCTCAGTCTGATGCACAATTGGCTGCTGGGCCACAGTCGTTAAATCATCACGATAAAGTGTAATATCTAATATCCCATCTGCAACCTCTTCTCCTTCAATCTCTCCTATCTTGTCAGCAATTCTTCTTGCTAAAGGTACTCCTCGCGTTCTAATTCCAATAATAGCTAAATCTTCTAATCCATTATTTTTTTCTAAAATTTCATGTGCAATTCGAGTTAAAGCTCTTTGCATATCCTTTTCACTTAAAATATCTTTTTTATACTCTAGCAATTAAATACCTCCTGTTAATCAAATTAGACATTAAAAAAGCCTTCCCATCCCGCGAGGAATAAGAAGGCCAAAATTTATCTACATTTAGATATAATCTAACCTAAATAGTTAGACTAAATGTAAAGATTTCAACTTCCCTTATTAGTCTCACAGGACTAATTTAAAGGACTTTATTTACTTTGATTAATTAAATTCTAACATAATTCTTCTCTATTGTCAACACTCAATCAAATATTCAGAATTTTATTATTTATTAATAAAAATTCAGAATTTGTTGATACTATTATTGAAAGGAGTGATAAATTAAATGGCAAAAGCTATGAAGGTAGATCCAGAGCTTTGTATTAGCTGTGGTGCATGTATTGACACTTCTCCAGCAGTATTTGACTGGGATGATAATGAAAAAGCAGTAGCAATAGTAGATCAAATCCCTGAAAATGTTGAGGGGGATGCTATAGCAGCACAAGAAGGCTGTCCTACAGATGCAATTAAAGATGCATAAATTTTAAAAAGGGAGTGGTATTAATACCACTCCCTTAAAAATTAATTCTTACTTAAATTCATAATTATATGTAAGATTAGTCTCTTCTCTAATAGTATTTAACATACCACAGTTCTCTACTGCTAGATTTAAAGCTCTGTCCATCTTCTCTTCTGCAAGATCCTTAGCAGTAACTTCAAAATTAAATTCAATATCAACAAAGTATCTTGGAGACTCTTCTGCTCTTTCACCATTAACTTTAATATTTAAATCTTCTAATTCGATTCTCATTTTCTTTAAAACCATAGTTAAATGAATACTAACACAGCTAGCTGCTCCCATCAAAAATATTTCTGGAGGATTTGCTCCCTCCTTTTTGTGGCCATCAATACTTATATCAATTTCAGCATCACCTTTAGCATCGTACTTCATTTCTTCATTCCAATTTAACTCTACATTTGTCATAATATTTATTCCCTCCCAAATTTTAAATATAAAAGATTAAATTAATACTCCTTCCCTGGCGCAAGGGGGTTAATTAAGCCACCTCCTTTTGTGAATTATTATCAATAATTAATATTTGATCTATTTATTCTTACTTACTTACTAACTATCATTCCAACTAATACTAGAAAATCTAACTATTATCTCATTTAACATTAACCTTCTAAATCATTTAATACCTCTTTCATATCTACTGGAAGTTCTGCTTCAAATTCCATCCATTCATTCTTAGTTGGATGAGTAAAACCTAATCGATAAGCATGTAACATTTGTCGGTCAACTTTTAGGTTCTGTTTATTATATCCATAAGTTTGATCACCAACTATTGGATTATCTAAATAATCCATATGTACCCTAATTTGATGAGTACGTCCAGTCTCTAACTTAACCTCTACCCAAGTATAGTCTCCAAATCTTTTTAAGACTTCAAATCTAG from Selenihalanaerobacter shriftii includes the following:
- the pyrR gene encoding bifunctional pyr operon transcriptional regulator/uracil phosphoribosyltransferase PyrR, encoding MLEYKKDILSEKDMQRALTRIAHEILEKNNGLEDLAIIGIRTRGVPLARRIADKIGEIEGEEVADGILDITLYRDDLTTVAQQPIVHQTEIPFDITDKKVVLVDDVLYTGRTVRAALDALVDLGRPNVIQLAILIDRGHRELPIRPDFVGKNLPTSTGEVVEVKLKEVDGEDIVVLKEYTD
- a CDS encoding ferredoxin produces the protein MAKAMKVDPELCISCGACIDTSPAVFDWDDNEKAVAIVDQIPENVEGDAIAAQEGCPTDAIKDA
- a CDS encoding OsmC family protein, yielding MTNVELNWNEEMKYDAKGDAEIDISIDGHKKEGANPPEIFLMGAASCVSIHLTMVLKKMRIELEDLNIKVNGERAEESPRYFVDIEFNFEVTAKDLAEEKMDRALNLAVENCGMLNTIREETNLTYNYEFK